The Carnobacterium mobile DSM 4848 genome includes a window with the following:
- the atpH gene encoding ATP synthase F1 subunit delta: MRLNRDMDSGQLAKAFYYDSIEKGTEDVVFDNLMDVRQIYSGNPNISDFFNNRDVAQVDKEKILTDLTKDFTPDVKSFVQTIYDFRRMGDMLTIIHEYELLYDHENRTVVAKVTTAVPLEKEQEERIKEVFSKKFNAKKILLNKVKDEKILGGVVIEIENKVFDGSIRSNIENLKKQLIK; this comes from the coding sequence ATGAGACTAAATAGAGATATGGATTCCGGCCAATTAGCCAAAGCTTTTTATTACGATTCAATTGAAAAAGGAACAGAAGACGTTGTTTTCGACAATCTAATGGACGTTCGCCAGATTTATTCTGGCAACCCTAATATAAGTGATTTTTTTAACAATCGAGATGTTGCACAAGTTGATAAAGAAAAAATTTTAACAGATTTGACTAAAGATTTTACACCAGATGTAAAAAGCTTTGTTCAAACGATTTATGATTTTCGGAGAATGGGAGATATGTTAACAATTATTCACGAGTACGAATTGTTATATGACCATGAAAATCGCACAGTTGTAGCGAAAGTTACAACAGCTGTTCCTTTAGAAAAAGAGCAGGAAGAACGAATCAAAGAAGTATTTTCTAAAAAATTCAATGCAAAAAAGATTTTATTGAATAAAGTAAAAGATGAAAAGATTTTAGGCGGAGTGGTCATTGAAATTGAAAACAAAGTTTTTGATGGCAGTATTCGTTCAAATATAGAAAATCTAAAGAAACAATTAATTAAATAA
- the glyA gene encoding serine hydroxymethyltransferase: MDFREFDKDVFDAIDQEKNRQENNIELIASENFVSEGVLAAQGSILTNKYAEGYPGKRYYGGCEYIDVVENLAIDRAKELFGAEYANVQPHSGSSANMAVFNAFLEPGDKVLGMDLTHGGHLTHGSPVNFSGKTYDFVAYGVDKEHEVIDYAAVRQQAIKHQPKMIIAGGSAYSRTIDFAKFREIADEVGAYLMVDMAHIAGLIAAGAHQNPVPYADVVTTTTHKTLRGPRGGMILAKEQYGKALNSAIFPGIQGGPLEHVIAGKAVALKEAMTPEFKEYAIQVIKNAKAMEAVFNASPGHLISDGTDNHLLLFEVTQFGLNGKEAEALLDEVGITVNKNTIPFETLSPFKTSGIRIGTPAITTRGFDEADSKKVAELIVETLKAKEQLEKREEIKKTVLALTKQNPLYVKK, translated from the coding sequence ATGGATTTTAGAGAATTTGATAAAGATGTATTTGATGCGATAGACCAGGAAAAAAATCGCCAAGAAAATAATATTGAGTTGATTGCTTCTGAAAATTTTGTTTCAGAAGGTGTACTGGCAGCTCAAGGCAGTATTTTAACAAATAAATATGCAGAAGGTTATCCAGGAAAAAGGTATTACGGCGGTTGTGAATACATTGATGTAGTGGAAAACTTAGCGATTGACCGTGCAAAAGAACTCTTTGGAGCAGAATATGCTAACGTACAACCGCATTCAGGTTCCAGCGCAAATATGGCTGTTTTTAATGCATTTTTAGAACCGGGCGATAAAGTATTAGGAATGGATTTGACGCATGGTGGGCATTTAACCCACGGCTCTCCAGTCAATTTTAGCGGAAAAACATATGATTTTGTCGCTTATGGAGTCGATAAAGAGCATGAAGTAATTGATTATGCCGCTGTCCGTCAACAAGCAATAAAGCATCAGCCTAAAATGATCATTGCAGGAGGCAGTGCCTACTCCAGAACAATTGATTTTGCCAAATTCCGTGAAATCGCAGATGAAGTAGGTGCGTATTTAATGGTCGATATGGCTCATATTGCTGGACTGATTGCTGCCGGAGCGCATCAAAATCCGGTTCCATATGCAGATGTTGTTACAACAACGACTCATAAGACTTTAAGAGGTCCGCGCGGAGGAATGATTTTAGCGAAAGAACAGTATGGAAAAGCTTTGAATAGTGCCATCTTCCCGGGCATTCAAGGAGGTCCGCTGGAACATGTGATTGCTGGAAAAGCTGTTGCATTAAAAGAAGCGATGACACCTGAATTTAAAGAATACGCTATCCAAGTGATCAAAAATGCTAAAGCGATGGAAGCCGTGTTTAATGCATCGCCGGGTCATTTGATCAGTGACGGAACGGATAACCACTTATTGTTGTTTGAAGTTACTCAATTTGGATTAAATGGGAAAGAAGCAGAAGCTTTATTGGATGAAGTAGGTATCACAGTCAATAAAAATACTATACCGTTTGAAACACTGAGCCCATTTAAAACAAGCGGAATCCGAATTGGAACGCCGGCAATTACAACACGAGGTTTTGATGAAGCCGATTCTAAAAAGGTAGCGGAACTGATCGTAGAAACCTTAAAGGCAAAAGAACAGCTTGAAAAACGCGAAGAAATTAAAAAAACAGTTTTAGCTTTAACGAAGCAAAATCCGTTATACGTGAAAAAATAG
- the prfA gene encoding peptide chain release factor 1 has translation MFDRLASVEGRYEELNELLSDPEVVSDTKRLMKLTKEEAGLRETVATYRRYKAVEQDIADTEEVLGETSDPEMTEMAKEELAELKNEKTEIEEKMKVLMLPKDENDDRNIIMEIRGAAGGDEAALFAGDLFGMYQKYADAQGWKTEVLDANITGIGGYKEVTLMITGENVYSKLKYENGAHRVQRVPSTESQGRIHTSTATVMVMPEAEEVELDIADKDIRTDIYHASGAGGQHVNKTASAVRLTHLPTGIAVAMQDARSQIQNREKAMKVLRARVYDHIQHEAQSAIDMERKSAVGTGDRSERIRTYNFPQSRVTDHRIGLTIQKLEQILNGKLDEIIDALILHDQTAKMEQLKDEN, from the coding sequence ATGTTTGATAGATTAGCTAGCGTCGAAGGACGTTACGAAGAACTGAATGAATTGTTGAGTGATCCTGAAGTAGTCAGTGACACAAAACGATTAATGAAACTGACGAAAGAAGAAGCTGGACTACGTGAAACAGTAGCCACTTATCGTCGATATAAAGCGGTCGAACAAGACATTGCAGATACAGAAGAAGTCTTAGGAGAAACTTCTGATCCTGAAATGACAGAAATGGCTAAAGAAGAATTAGCAGAATTAAAAAATGAAAAAACTGAAATTGAAGAAAAAATGAAAGTCTTGATGCTTCCTAAAGATGAAAATGATGATCGTAATATCATTATGGAAATTCGAGGAGCAGCCGGAGGAGACGAAGCAGCGCTATTCGCAGGCGATTTATTCGGCATGTACCAAAAATACGCTGATGCACAAGGCTGGAAAACAGAAGTGTTAGATGCCAATATTACAGGAATCGGCGGATACAAAGAAGTTACGTTAATGATCACCGGAGAAAATGTGTATTCAAAATTAAAATACGAAAATGGCGCGCATCGTGTTCAACGTGTTCCATCAACGGAATCACAAGGACGGATCCATACTTCAACAGCAACCGTTATGGTAATGCCGGAAGCTGAAGAAGTAGAACTGGATATTGCCGATAAAGACATTCGGACAGATATTTATCATGCCAGCGGAGCAGGTGGACAGCACGTTAATAAAACAGCTTCGGCTGTTCGTTTAACCCATTTACCGACAGGAATAGCTGTTGCTATGCAAGATGCTCGTTCACAAATTCAAAACCGCGAAAAAGCGATGAAAGTCTTGCGGGCTCGCGTCTATGACCATATTCAACATGAAGCGCAAAGTGCGATCGATATGGAACGTAAATCAGCAGTAGGTACTGGAGATCGTTCAGAGAGAATTCGAACCTATAACTTTCCGCAAAGCCGCGTAACCGATCATAGAATTGGCTTAACCATTCAAAAATTAGAACAAATTTTAAATGGCAAACTCGATGAAATCATTGATGCTTTGATTTTGCATGATCAAACAGCCAAAATGGAGCAGCTCAAAGATGAAAATTGA
- the atpB gene encoding F0F1 ATP synthase subunit A yields the protein MEHESPILHLFGLSFNVTNLVTTISACVIVFLVAFICTRNMQLKPTGKQNFIEWVVDFVRNIISSSMSKEQGDKFGLLGFTLIMFVFVSNMMGLPLVLNLNGQQLWKSPTADPIVTLSLAFMIIVLSNYFGVREQGFKEYFMNSFVRPVPFLLPIKLFEEFTNTLTLALRLYGNIYAGEILLGLIATLAQSFGVFTWIVGIPLEMVWQGFSIFIGSIQAFVFTTLTMVYISHKVEHEAQ from the coding sequence GTGGAACATGAATCTCCAATACTGCATTTATTTGGTTTAAGTTTTAATGTAACGAATCTAGTTACAACCATTTCAGCATGCGTTATCGTTTTTTTAGTCGCTTTTATTTGTACGAGAAACATGCAACTTAAACCAACTGGTAAGCAAAATTTTATTGAATGGGTAGTCGATTTTGTTCGAAATATTATTTCTAGTTCAATGTCGAAAGAACAAGGAGATAAATTTGGCCTTCTAGGGTTTACTTTGATTATGTTTGTATTTGTTTCAAATATGATGGGATTACCTTTGGTACTAAATCTTAACGGGCAACAGCTTTGGAAAAGTCCAACAGCTGATCCAATCGTCACCTTGTCTTTAGCGTTTATGATTATTGTTCTTTCCAACTACTTTGGTGTAAGGGAACAAGGGTTTAAAGAATATTTCATGAATAGTTTCGTAAGACCAGTACCTTTCTTATTGCCAATCAAGTTATTTGAAGAGTTTACAAATACTCTGACACTGGCTTTGCGGCTCTATGGAAATATTTATGCAGGTGAAATCTTATTAGGATTAATTGCAACACTAGCACAAAGTTTTGGCGTCTTTACTTGGATTGTAGGAATTCCGTTAGAGATGGTATGGCAAGGTTTTTCTATCTTCATTGGAAGTATTCAAGCCTTTGTCTTTACAACTTTGACAATGGTCTATATTTCACACAAAGTCGAACACGAAGCACAATAA
- a CDS encoding L-threonylcarbamoyladenylate synthase, with translation MDTKIFQLNEIEKAAQLLNEGELIAFPTETVYGLGANAQDETAVKKVYAAKGRPSDNPLIVHVASMAEVKKYVAEVPFAAQKLMEKYWPGPLTIIFRTKPGVFSKTVTGGLESVAMRMPDNTATLALIKATGKPLVGPSANTSGKPSPTTAQHVYHDLHEKIAGVLDGGKTGVGLESTVLDMTDPKNPVILRPGAMTREVIEAVIGPIDTDRHQVSKEEKPKAPGMKYKHYSPNEPVVIVKGSNDQWQKAIDYYQLQGEKVGLLANEECIRFFETTVTDTFSLGKKDGIADAAKLLYAGLRYFETTEATVILAEAHEAEGLGDAYMNRLEKAAGNHYFQ, from the coding sequence ATGGACACCAAGATATTTCAATTGAATGAAATTGAAAAAGCTGCACAATTGTTGAATGAAGGAGAATTAATAGCGTTTCCTACTGAAACAGTCTATGGATTAGGTGCCAATGCACAAGATGAAACAGCCGTAAAAAAAGTTTATGCTGCTAAAGGACGGCCCAGCGATAATCCATTGATTGTCCATGTCGCTTCAATGGCCGAAGTAAAAAAATACGTAGCAGAAGTTCCGTTTGCTGCACAAAAATTGATGGAAAAATATTGGCCAGGTCCGTTAACCATTATTTTCCGTACAAAACCGGGAGTCTTTTCTAAAACCGTAACTGGCGGTTTAGAAAGCGTAGCTATGCGTATGCCGGATAATACAGCAACACTTGCGCTAATCAAAGCAACAGGAAAACCGCTAGTAGGACCGAGTGCGAATACTTCAGGGAAACCAAGCCCGACAACCGCTCAGCATGTTTACCACGATTTGCACGAAAAGATTGCCGGTGTATTGGATGGCGGTAAAACAGGAGTTGGATTAGAATCGACTGTTTTAGATATGACAGATCCTAAGAATCCAGTTATTTTAAGACCTGGCGCAATGACAAGAGAAGTGATAGAAGCCGTTATTGGTCCGATAGACACTGACCGTCATCAGGTTTCTAAAGAAGAAAAACCTAAAGCTCCAGGAATGAAATACAAACACTATTCACCAAACGAACCGGTAGTTATCGTTAAAGGGTCAAACGATCAGTGGCAAAAAGCCATTGACTATTACCAACTGCAAGGTGAAAAAGTTGGGCTGTTAGCTAATGAAGAGTGCATTCGTTTCTTTGAAACAACAGTAACGGATACATTTTCTCTAGGGAAAAAAGACGGAATTGCTGATGCAGCCAAATTGTTGTATGCCGGTTTGCGTTATTTTGAAACAACAGAAGCCACAGTGATCTTGGCTGAAGCGCATGAAGCTGAAGGATTAGGGGATGCTTATATGAACCGGTTGGAAAAAGCAGCCGGGAACCATTATTTTCAGTAA
- the upp gene encoding uracil phosphoribosyltransferase, which produces MGKFHVINHPLIQHKVTILRDKNTGTKDFREAVNEIARLMAYEVSRDMPLQDVEIETPLIKTTQKQLAGKKVAIIPILRAGLGMVDGTLDLIPAAKVGHVGMYRDHETLEAVEYFVKLPSDIKDRQLLVVDPMLATGGSAIAAIDALKKRGASSIKFVCIVAAPEGVQALEEAHPDVDIYTAALDEKLDENGYILPGLGDAGDRLFGTL; this is translated from the coding sequence ATGGGAAAATTTCATGTGATAAACCATCCATTGATCCAACATAAAGTTACAATTCTGCGCGACAAAAATACTGGCACAAAAGATTTTAGAGAAGCCGTAAATGAAATTGCGCGTCTAATGGCATACGAAGTTTCAAGAGACATGCCTTTGCAAGATGTTGAAATCGAAACGCCTTTAATTAAAACAACACAAAAACAATTAGCAGGTAAAAAAGTTGCGATTATTCCAATTTTAAGAGCCGGTTTAGGTATGGTCGACGGGACCTTAGATTTGATTCCTGCAGCAAAAGTTGGACACGTAGGGATGTACCGTGATCATGAAACCTTGGAAGCAGTTGAATATTTTGTTAAATTGCCGTCAGATATTAAAGATCGTCAATTACTAGTAGTCGATCCAATGTTAGCCACAGGCGGTTCAGCTATTGCTGCAATTGATGCATTAAAAAAACGTGGCGCAAGCTCAATCAAATTTGTTTGTATCGTAGCAGCTCCAGAGGGCGTACAAGCTTTAGAAGAAGCACATCCGGATGTTGATATTTACACTGCAGCTTTAGATGAAAAATTAGATGAAAATGGGTATATTTTACCTGGCTTAGGCGATGCTGGTGATCGTTTATTCGGAACACTTTAA
- the prmC gene encoding peptide chain release factor N(5)-glutamine methyltransferase: MKIDETYREVLKWASSFLEDAGQEATAAEFLLRGRLNWSKTDFILHLENQIPVEIKRQLIEDVKQHSKGIPIQHILGYEWFYDYCFKVTKDTLIPRPETEEIVDKFLKHAPSRSLTVLDIGTGTGAIAITIKKERPQDEVTGIDLSNAALTVSKENAAHLQADVRFLAGDLTAPVKAEQFDVVISNPPYIGENEKIDMDESVLNYEPQMALFAENNGLAIYQRLAEEIPAILKPDGQIFLEIGFRQGEAVKGIFQAAFPNAKVEVEKDMSGHDRLITVKQI, from the coding sequence ATGAAAATTGATGAAACGTATCGTGAAGTCCTGAAATGGGCTTCTTCTTTTTTAGAAGACGCTGGTCAAGAAGCGACAGCGGCAGAGTTCTTATTAAGAGGGCGCTTGAATTGGTCTAAAACAGATTTTATTTTACATTTAGAAAACCAGATCCCTGTGGAAATAAAACGACAGTTGATTGAGGATGTTAAGCAGCACAGTAAAGGGATTCCCATTCAGCATATATTAGGCTATGAATGGTTTTATGATTATTGTTTTAAAGTGACTAAAGACACATTGATCCCGCGTCCTGAAACAGAAGAAATCGTAGATAAATTTTTAAAACACGCGCCTAGTCGTTCATTAACTGTTTTAGACATCGGTACAGGTACTGGTGCAATTGCCATCACCATAAAAAAAGAACGTCCGCAAGATGAAGTGACGGGAATTGACTTGTCGAATGCAGCCTTAACAGTGTCTAAAGAAAACGCAGCACATTTACAAGCGGATGTTCGCTTTCTAGCTGGAGATTTAACAGCACCGGTAAAAGCAGAGCAATTCGATGTGGTTATTTCCAATCCGCCTTATATTGGTGAAAATGAAAAGATCGATATGGATGAATCTGTTTTAAACTATGAGCCGCAAATGGCTTTATTTGCTGAGAATAATGGTTTGGCCATTTACCAAAGGTTAGCGGAAGAAATACCGGCAATCTTGAAACCAGACGGACAGATTTTTTTAGAAATCGGATTTCGTCAAGGAGAAGCGGTCAAAGGTATTTTTCAAGCTGCATTTCCAAACGCAAAAGTAGAAGTAGAAAAAGATATGAGTGGACATGATCGGTTGATTACAGTAAAACAAATTTGA
- the atpF gene encoding F0F1 ATP synthase subunit B, producing the protein MFKQLVLGATTAGDTIVVLVSFLLLMVLLKKFAWKPLMNIMEQREQNIASNIENAEIAKNEAERLAAERQEKLDKTRAEAATVLNKARESAESAEKELLAAARVEASRLKTDAKKEIENERQMALASVRNDVSALSIQIAEKLIGKELTTEGHAELINEYIERLADVDETK; encoded by the coding sequence ATGTTCAAACAGTTAGTTTTAGGAGCAACAACTGCAGGGGATACAATTGTTGTACTAGTATCGTTTTTACTCTTGATGGTTTTATTAAAGAAATTTGCATGGAAACCGTTGATGAATATTATGGAACAACGGGAACAAAACATTGCAAGTAACATAGAAAATGCTGAAATTGCCAAAAACGAAGCTGAACGCCTAGCTGCAGAACGTCAAGAAAAATTAGATAAGACACGGGCAGAAGCAGCCACAGTGTTAAATAAAGCTAGAGAATCTGCTGAAAGTGCAGAAAAAGAATTATTGGCAGCAGCCAGAGTAGAAGCCTCTCGATTAAAAACGGATGCAAAGAAAGAAATTGAAAATGAACGACAAATGGCTTTAGCCAGTGTACGTAATGATGTCAGCGCCTTGTCTATTCAAATTGCTGAAAAATTGATCGGCAAAGAATTAACAACTGAAGGTCACGCTGAATTGATCAATGAATACATTGAAAGGCTGGCGGATGTAGATGAGACTAAATAG
- the atpE gene encoding F0F1 ATP synthase subunit C — protein MGLIGAAIAIAGAAIGAAFGSSKVISKTIESIARQPEMKSQLQTLMYIGVGLVEAIPIMAVVIAFILVFS, from the coding sequence ATGGGTTTAATTGGAGCAGCAATCGCAATCGCAGGTGCAGCGATCGGAGCCGCATTTGGTTCAAGTAAAGTTATTTCAAAAACAATCGAATCTATCGCTCGTCAACCAGAAATGAAAAGTCAACTTCAAACGTTAATGTATATCGGTGTTGGTTTAGTAGAGGCTATTCCAATCATGGCAGTTGTTATCGCATTTATTCTTGTATTTAGTTAA
- a CDS encoding thymidine kinase, whose amino-acid sequence MAQLFFKYGAMNSGKTIEILKVAYNYEEQDKPVVLMTSGLDNRDEVGIISSRIGLRREGISIFDDTNIYETIQELDFKPACVLIDEAQFLMKTHIFQLAQIVDDLDIPVMAFGLKNDFKNELFEGSKYLLLYADKIEEMKTICWYCHRKAIMNMRMINGKPVYAGEQIQIGGNESYFPVCRKHYIHPPL is encoded by the coding sequence ATGGCTCAACTTTTTTTCAAATACGGTGCAATGAACAGCGGAAAAACCATTGAGATTCTTAAAGTGGCATATAACTATGAAGAACAAGACAAACCTGTTGTTCTTATGACAAGCGGTTTGGATAATCGAGATGAAGTGGGCATTATTTCTAGCCGGATCGGTTTGCGGCGTGAAGGGATTTCGATCTTTGATGATACCAATATTTATGAAACTATTCAAGAACTTGATTTCAAGCCTGCTTGTGTATTAATTGATGAAGCACAATTTTTAATGAAAACACATATTTTTCAATTAGCTCAAATCGTGGATGATCTTGATATTCCTGTTATGGCCTTTGGTTTGAAAAATGATTTTAAAAATGAGTTGTTTGAAGGTTCTAAATACCTATTACTTTATGCAGATAAGATTGAAGAGATGAAAACAATCTGCTGGTATTGTCACAGAAAAGCCATTATGAACATGCGGATGATCAATGGTAAACCTGTCTATGCAGGCGAACAAATTCAAATCGGCGGAAATGAAAGTTACTTTCCCGTTTGCCGTAAACACTATATCCACCCACCCCTTTAA